A window of the Acidobacteriota bacterium genome harbors these coding sequences:
- a CDS encoding OmpA family protein, whose translation MSQRFITATLLALSVMFVGQACATKKFVRKTIDERVAPLEGRTAELEESVRRNSSAIKEVDDRLSRRIDTVSVKAEEAERKATEADRKAVEADRKAVAVRTDLVETSKNIDNFVVVRTAKVYFKTGRFELSPEAKAELDAIASYVKGRKGTRIEIAGYADRRGGIRYNEKLTENRADEVKRYLFRAHGIDLYRVTYIGAGKIDDEARTKDELQENRRVEVRVLENQVVNKSGGNG comes from the coding sequence ATGAGCCAACGTTTTATCACAGCAACGTTGCTGGCTTTGTCTGTTATGTTTGTTGGACAAGCCTGTGCCACCAAGAAGTTTGTCCGGAAAACCATTGACGAACGTGTTGCCCCGCTGGAAGGGCGGACAGCAGAACTCGAAGAATCCGTCCGTCGCAATTCATCGGCGATTAAGGAAGTTGATGATCGGTTGAGCCGCCGGATTGATACCGTTAGCGTGAAAGCCGAAGAAGCTGAACGAAAAGCAACCGAAGCCGACCGCAAAGCGGTTGAAGCTGATCGCAAAGCAGTTGCCGTGCGCACGGACCTGGTTGAAACCAGCAAAAACATTGATAACTTTGTCGTGGTTCGGACGGCAAAAGTTTATTTCAAAACGGGTCGGTTTGAACTTAGCCCCGAAGCCAAAGCGGAACTCGACGCGATTGCCTCATATGTCAAAGGCCGCAAAGGCACCCGGATTGAAATCGCTGGCTATGCCGACCGCCGCGGCGGGATTCGGTACAATGAAAAATTGACCGAAAATCGCGCTGATGAAGTCAAACGCTATCTGTTCCGGGCCCACGGAATTGACCTGTATCGAGTGACCTACATTGGCGCTGGTAAAATTGACGATGAAGCCCGGACCAAAGATGAACTCCAGGAAAATCGTCGGGTCGAAGTTCGCGTGCTTGAAAATCAGGTCGTGAATAAATCTGGTGGCAATGGCTAA
- the def gene encoding peptide deformylase, producing MAILNVLTIPDPRLKLVSQPVTNIDAAVDQFIRDFVETLQSFRGCVGLAAPQVDNPLRIVAIDVSVSRKPHPNHGLMVMINPEIVASDGSELMREGCLSIPDFTGNVRRSVQIALRYTDPTGKEYNLETEGFEARAIQHEIDHLNGLLFLDRVSSLKDDVFRRKNYL from the coding sequence ATGGCTATCCTGAATGTCCTTACGATTCCCGATCCCCGGCTCAAGCTCGTATCCCAGCCGGTGACCAATATTGATGCGGCAGTTGATCAATTCATCAGGGATTTTGTCGAAACGCTGCAATCCTTTCGCGGATGCGTTGGCCTGGCCGCCCCCCAGGTAGACAATCCCCTTCGAATCGTCGCCATTGATGTTTCTGTTTCCCGGAAACCTCACCCCAATCATGGCCTGATGGTGATGATTAACCCTGAAATTGTTGCTTCAGACGGCAGCGAATTGATGCGTGAAGGGTGTTTGAGCATCCCGGACTTTACTGGGAACGTTCGGCGCTCGGTTCAAATTGCGCTCCGGTATACCGATCCAACTGGGAAAGAATACAACCTGGAAACCGAAGGATTTGAAGCCCGTGCGATCCAACACGAAATTGACCATTTAAACGGACTTCTTTTCCTCGACCGGGTTTCATCACTCAAGGATGACGTCTTTCGGCGGAAAAATTACCTCTAA
- a CDS encoding ribokinase, with product MSCPYDVVGLGLNAVDTLIVVDTYPAFNTKVPLRGHIRSAGGQVATALTALKRLGKSVCYLGKVGNDESGDFQRASLEQEGIDTTTLLVAPDAETQIAYIIIDGQTGERTVIWHHDQKLNFSPSDLSEEIITSGRILHLDGYSVAASIQAARWARAAEIPVAIDIDELYPGLEELLPLVDYLLASTDFPTVVTGESDPERALRQLNDRFGCRIVAMTLGVEGSLALVENRLVHTPAFRVTCKDTTGAGDAFRGGFLYGILEGFPIETTMRIANAVAALKCRELGARTSLPSLAELRQLVEEL from the coding sequence ATGTCATGCCCCTACGATGTTGTTGGTCTTGGTCTCAATGCCGTTGATACCCTCATTGTGGTTGATACCTATCCGGCTTTTAACACGAAAGTCCCGCTCCGGGGACACATTCGTTCCGCTGGAGGTCAGGTTGCAACTGCGTTAACCGCGTTGAAACGACTTGGAAAATCCGTCTGTTATCTTGGTAAAGTTGGCAACGATGAAAGCGGAGACTTTCAACGGGCTTCACTTGAACAGGAAGGCATTGATACCACGACCCTTCTGGTTGCGCCCGATGCGGAAACCCAAATCGCCTACATCATTATTGATGGCCAGACCGGCGAGCGGACGGTCATCTGGCATCACGATCAAAAGCTGAATTTTTCCCCTTCGGATCTCTCAGAAGAAATTATTACCTCAGGCAGAATTCTGCATTTGGACGGTTACAGTGTAGCCGCCAGTATTCAGGCTGCCCGATGGGCGCGTGCCGCCGAAATCCCAGTGGCGATTGACATTGACGAACTCTATCCAGGGCTGGAGGAGTTGCTTCCCCTGGTTGACTATTTGCTCGCCTCAACCGATTTTCCAACTGTGGTTACCGGCGAAAGCGACCCGGAACGAGCCTTACGACAGTTGAATGACCGGTTTGGATGCCGGATTGTCGCCATGACGCTCGGAGTGGAAGGGTCACTGGCGCTGGTTGAGAACCGACTGGTGCATACACCTGCCTTCAGGGTGACCTGTAAAGATACGACGGGTGCCGGAGATGCTTTTCGCGGAGGCTTTTTGTATGGCATCCTTGAAGGCTTTCCAATTGAAACCACGATGCGGATTGCCAATGCGGTTGCCGCGCTCAAATGCCGTGAACTTGGGGCGCGAACCTCACTTCCATCGCTGGCTGAATTGCGCCAACTGGTTGAGGAACTTTAG
- a CDS encoding formylglycine-generating enzyme family protein, with product MVLIPAGTFQMGSHIGDPAEAPIHQVKLDAFYLDQMEVTNRQFRNFVEITGYKSEGRWDRYATPGREGHPVVSVTWNDAVAYARWIGKRLPTEAEWEYAARAGRDSAQYACGGEAREVTAQEANFGHLDVPDKRSHPLEGIQTVVITSFPPNPFGLYDMAGNAAEWCADWYDPQYYRVSPEINPPGPNFGRGRVVRGGSWNEQKNYLRISHRMGMPPGSIGFIFGFRCAQDVPKPPKPKGWLWSAVA from the coding sequence ATGGTTTTGATTCCAGCGGGCACATTTCAAATGGGGAGTCACATCGGAGACCCAGCCGAAGCTCCAATCCATCAGGTCAAACTCGATGCGTTTTATCTTGACCAAATGGAAGTGACCAACCGGCAGTTTCGCAATTTTGTTGAAATTACAGGATACAAAAGCGAAGGACGCTGGGATCGGTATGCGACTCCAGGTCGAGAAGGTCACCCGGTGGTTTCAGTGACCTGGAATGATGCCGTCGCCTATGCCCGGTGGATTGGAAAACGACTTCCAACCGAAGCCGAATGGGAATATGCCGCCCGCGCAGGACGTGATTCGGCACAGTATGCCTGCGGCGGCGAAGCCAGGGAGGTCACCGCTCAGGAGGCCAACTTTGGTCACCTGGACGTTCCCGATAAACGGTCGCACCCACTGGAAGGAATTCAAACCGTCGTCATCACCTCATTTCCCCCAAATCCCTTTGGTTTGTATGATATGGCTGGAAATGCGGCTGAGTGGTGCGCCGACTGGTATGATCCCCAATATTACCGGGTCAGTCCTGAAATCAACCCACCTGGCCCAAATTTTGGTCGAGGAAGGGTGGTTCGAGGCGGTTCCTGGAATGAACAAAAAAACTACCTGCGTATCAGCCACCGCATGGGCATGCCACCTGGCAGCATTGGATTTATTTTTGGATTTCGGTGTGCTCAGGATGTTCCCAAGCCTCCCAAACCCAAAGGATGGCTGTGGAGTGCGGTGGCTTAA
- a CDS encoding amino acid-binding protein, giving the protein MTETHPDIDKNATTKTYYAMTAVGKDQPGIVAAVTRVLFELGCNIEDSSHTLLGGEFAMILLLTVNSDVNRDRLESALRDAGTPMGLSISVCPIEAAELIRAQGSAHTLPFLISVYGSDQPGIIYRITQHLADRDVNITDMNTRVIRKDNSPTYVMMLEIEVPSEVNPSHLTLELEGIGKELGVQVGVRPVEVAEL; this is encoded by the coding sequence ATGACAGAAACACACCCCGATATTGATAAAAACGCAACGACCAAAACCTACTATGCCATGACAGCAGTTGGGAAAGACCAACCCGGCATTGTTGCGGCAGTCACCCGTGTGTTGTTTGAACTTGGCTGCAATATCGAAGACTCAAGCCACACGCTCTTAGGCGGCGAATTTGCCATGATTTTGTTGCTGACGGTCAACAGTGACGTAAATCGCGACCGACTGGAATCAGCCCTGCGCGATGCGGGAACGCCGATGGGCTTATCCATCTCGGTTTGCCCGATTGAAGCCGCCGAACTCATCCGAGCCCAAGGATCGGCGCATACCCTGCCGTTTTTGATTTCCGTGTACGGCTCAGACCAGCCGGGCATTATTTATCGAATCACCCAGCATTTAGCGGATCGTGATGTCAACATTACGGATATGAACACACGGGTCATCCGGAAAGACAATTCCCCGACCTATGTGATGATGCTTGAAATCGAAGTTCCCTCTGAGGTCAACCCATCACATTTGACCCTCGAACTGGAAGGAATTGGGAAAGAATTAGGGGTTCAGGTTGGAGTTCGCCCGGTGGAGGTAGCTGAACTGTAA
- a CDS encoding PD40 domain-containing protein — protein sequence MACVTLPWLYLTPGTQAQQKAPQPQPQSREKYQPPPVDPREKHFGDIQQLTFGGENAEAYFSFDGKQLIFQSTREGYLCDQIYSMNLDGSNLKLVSTGYGRCTCAYFLKNGKQILYSSTHVGSKDCPPKPDFSRGYVWALYPDYDIFIANRDGSNPKPLTTTPGYDAEATISPNGKKIIFTSDRSGDLELYSMDINGKNVKQLTNTPGYDGGAFYSPDNKKIVYRAHRPATDAILKDYQSLLKEHLIRPTTLEIFVMDADGKNQRQLTRNGKANFAPFFLPNSKQIIFSSNMDDPKGRNFELYVINIDGTGLERVTFNDTFDGFPMFSPDGKKLVFASNRNSLAQGDTNIFLVDWKP from the coding sequence TTGGCATGTGTGACTTTGCCATGGTTGTACCTGACGCCAGGTACCCAGGCCCAGCAAAAAGCACCTCAACCCCAACCCCAATCACGTGAAAAATATCAGCCGCCACCAGTTGATCCCCGCGAAAAACATTTTGGTGACATCCAGCAACTGACGTTCGGTGGTGAAAATGCCGAGGCTTATTTTTCCTTTGATGGAAAACAACTGATTTTTCAATCAACCCGTGAAGGCTACCTCTGTGACCAGATCTATTCCATGAATCTGGACGGTTCGAATTTAAAACTGGTCAGTACCGGGTATGGACGCTGTACCTGCGCCTACTTTTTGAAAAATGGGAAGCAGATTTTGTACTCCTCAACCCATGTTGGAAGCAAAGACTGTCCTCCCAAACCGGACTTTTCTCGGGGATATGTCTGGGCACTTTATCCAGATTACGACATCTTCATTGCCAACCGGGACGGATCCAACCCCAAACCATTGACCACGACGCCTGGCTATGACGCCGAAGCCACCATTTCACCCAATGGGAAGAAAATCATTTTTACCTCTGATCGGTCCGGTGATTTGGAACTGTATTCGATGGATATCAATGGCAAAAATGTCAAACAACTGACCAATACCCCAGGCTATGACGGCGGCGCCTTTTATTCGCCAGATAACAAAAAAATTGTCTATCGCGCCCACCGACCGGCAACTGATGCCATCCTCAAAGATTATCAGTCACTCCTCAAGGAACATTTGATCCGTCCGACCACCCTTGAAATTTTCGTGATGGATGCCGATGGGAAAAATCAACGTCAATTGACCCGAAACGGCAAAGCCAATTTTGCCCCCTTCTTTCTGCCAAACAGCAAACAGATCATTTTTTCATCGAATATGGACGACCCAAAGGGGCGCAACTTTGAGTTGTACGTGATAAACATTGATGGAACCGGGTTGGAACGGGTAACTTTTAACGACACCTTTGATGGCTTCCCCATGTTTTCACCAGACGGTAAAAAGCTGGTCTTTGCTTCAAACCGCAACAGCCTGGCCCAGGGAGACACCAACATCTTTTTAGTTGACTGGAAACCCTAA